One window of Caldisericum exile AZM16c01 genomic DNA carries:
- the hrcA gene encoding heat-inducible transcriptional repressor HrcA encodes MELDKRKSEVLKEVVKEYIETGEPVSSERVSRSVNFPISPATVRNYMAELEEMGFLSQVHASSGRIPTTKGFRYFVEESLKEKRRLKLSEIKLPEPERIKNLSEILSQISELISKYTNEISLVVSPCFEDEKLRYIHFFLATNLLFTVIVTTTQTTEAILLGNYELTEENLRFIENFLNEKLKNSTLKSALRDILDNSFYIEELGKQFAVVVGRFYEALKNEYEKRRTKEIFIRGISNLLTTQIQIAEERLKFLLNILEEKKALEKILNDVSKDEKLQLVIGEENKLPELWDYSLITVKYSIKELEGTLGLLGPIRMDYIKGIFVLEEIANKLEQLSEKILG; translated from the coding sequence ATGGAACTTGACAAAAGAAAATCCGAAGTGCTAAAAGAGGTTGTAAAAGAGTATATTGAAACAGGAGAGCCAGTCTCTTCTGAACGGGTTTCTCGTAGTGTTAATTTTCCTATTTCTCCTGCAACCGTGAGGAATTATATGGCAGAGTTAGAAGAAATGGGCTTTCTATCACAGGTTCATGCATCTTCAGGCAGGATACCTACCACAAAGGGCTTTAGGTATTTTGTAGAAGAATCTTTAAAAGAAAAAAGGCGTTTAAAATTATCGGAGATAAAACTTCCAGAACCAGAAAGAATTAAAAACCTTTCTGAAATACTTTCTCAAATTTCAGAACTAATTTCTAAGTATACCAATGAAATTTCGTTAGTTGTCTCTCCCTGCTTTGAGGATGAAAAATTGCGATATATTCATTTCTTTTTAGCAACAAATCTACTTTTTACGGTAATTGTTACAACTACGCAAACAACAGAGGCAATCCTTCTTGGTAATTACGAACTAACTGAGGAAAATTTACGGTTTATTGAAAACTTCCTAAATGAAAAACTGAAAAATAGTACACTTAAAAGTGCCTTGAGAGATATTCTTGATAATAGTTTTTACATTGAAGAATTGGGTAAACAGTTTGCAGTTGTCGTAGGAAGATTTTATGAGGCACTTAAAAATGAATATGAAAAAAGACGAACTAAAGAAATATTCATAAGAGGAATTTCAAATCTTCTTACTACACAAATACAAATCGCCGAGGAAAGACTCAAATTTTTGTTAAACATCTTGGAAGAAAAGAAAGCACTTGAGAAAATATTAAATGATGTTTCAAAAGATGAAAAATTGCAACTTGTTATAGGAGAGGAAAATAAGTTGCCAGAACTTTGGGACTATAGTCTCATTACTGTAAAATATTCAATTAAAGAACTTGAAGGCACTCTTGGTCTATTGGGTCCAATAAGAATGGATTATATCAAGGGAATTTTCGTTCTTGAGGAAATTGCAAATAAACTTGAGCAACTTTCGGAAAAGATCTTAGGATGA
- the mtaB gene encoding tRNA (N(6)-L-threonylcarbamoyladenosine(37)-C(2))-methylthiotransferase MtaB has product MTFAIFTLGCKTNQYESELMRESLLNAGYSEVNFKDIADIYIVNSCVVTEKAERETRKALNEALRRNPKAMVILTGCYVKLHNEDRILRVYFYRGSKSKISDFIKTGVEEHTKEDERIESFLERSRAFVKIEEGCNNFCTYCIVPFVRGYEIRSKKKELVIDEVKRLVDKGFKEIVLTGTEIGKYGVDLGITLVDLIKELKKIDGLKRLRISSIHPKHVSDELIYEFKEPYALQPHLHISLQSGDNEVLKRMNRGYTREEYLEIVEKLRSIDPNFSISTDIIVGFPFETEHAFFNSLSIIREVTFSKVHVFRYSKRPFTPAFYFKESVPEITKTVRSERTREFANIIAKEFKEHFVGDIVEVLVEEEANGVLVGFTPYYLKVEFRGKAPINSFANVRIMRVEPEVMYGELVSFA; this is encoded by the coding sequence ATGACTTTTGCAATCTTTACATTAGGTTGTAAGACAAATCAATACGAGTCCGAATTGATGAGGGAATCTCTCCTTAATGCAGGATATTCAGAAGTTAATTTTAAGGATATTGCAGATATATATATCGTTAACTCGTGTGTTGTAACCGAAAAGGCAGAGCGAGAAACACGAAAAGCGCTGAATGAGGCACTTAGAAGAAATCCCAAGGCAATGGTAATTCTCACAGGTTGCTATGTGAAACTCCACAATGAAGATCGGATTTTAAGAGTTTATTTTTATCGCGGCTCCAAAAGTAAAATTTCAGATTTTATAAAAACAGGTGTTGAAGAACACACAAAAGAAGACGAAAGAATAGAGAGTTTTCTTGAGCGCTCACGTGCTTTTGTTAAAATTGAAGAAGGATGTAATAACTTTTGCACATATTGTATTGTGCCGTTTGTCCGTGGTTATGAGATTAGGAGTAAAAAGAAAGAACTCGTAATTGATGAAGTAAAAAGACTTGTTGACAAAGGATTTAAAGAGATAGTGCTTACGGGAACAGAGATTGGAAAGTATGGCGTTGACCTTGGCATTACTCTTGTAGATCTTATAAAGGAATTAAAGAAAATTGATGGTTTAAAAAGACTTAGAATATCTTCAATACACCCAAAGCACGTAAGCGATGAACTCATTTACGAATTTAAAGAGCCTTACGCACTTCAACCGCATCTGCATATATCACTCCAATCGGGTGATAACGAAGTTTTGAAGAGGATGAACAGAGGTTACACAAGGGAAGAGTATTTAGAAATTGTTGAGAAATTGCGAAGTATTGATCCAAATTTTTCTATTTCAACAGATATAATCGTAGGTTTTCCTTTTGAAACAGAGCATGCATTCTTTAATTCTTTATCAATAATAAGAGAGGTTACTTTCTCGAAAGTGCATGTGTTTAGGTATTCAAAGAGACCTTTTACGCCAGCATTTTACTTCAAGGAAAGCGTCCCTGAGATTACAAAAACCGTGCGAAGCGAACGCACGCGAGAATTTGCAAATATAATTGCAAAGGAATTTAAAGAGCATTTTGTGGGAGATATAGTTGAAGTGCTTGTTGAAGAAGAAGCAAATGGTGTTTTAGTAGGCTTTACGCCTTATTATCTTAAAGTTGAATTTAGAGGAAAGGCACCCATAAATTCATTTGCAAATGTAAGAATTATGCGAGTTGAACCTGAAGTGATGTATGGTGAATTAGTCTCCTTTGCATAG